One Cupriavidus necator N-1 DNA window includes the following coding sequences:
- a CDS encoding DoxX family protein, whose amino-acid sequence MVTTTVSLAPTLISRTYAVGRALLGSLFLFSGLLKIGSFAAYSAWIASAELPSPDLLLVLTIVIEIGGGLTVISGWNARLGALLLALFLVPTTIIFHGFWRADPADFLNQLNHILKNVSILGGMLVVFAIESSRMQARAA is encoded by the coding sequence ATGGTCACGACCACTGTGTCGCTCGCGCCCACCCTCATTTCACGAACGTACGCTGTCGGTCGCGCCCTTCTCGGCTCTCTTTTCTTATTTTCCGGTCTCCTTAAGATTGGCAGCTTCGCGGCGTACTCTGCGTGGATTGCCAGCGCTGAACTGCCGAGCCCGGATCTGCTGCTGGTGCTAACCATCGTGATTGAAATTGGTGGCGGACTGACCGTGATATCGGGCTGGAACGCGCGGTTGGGCGCGCTGCTTCTTGCACTGTTCCTGGTGCCGACGACCATCATTTTCCACGGCTTTTGGCGCGCCGATCCCGCAGATTTCCTGAATCAGCTTAATCACATTCTGAAGAATGTCTCAATCCTGGGCGGCATGCTCGTCGTATTCGCCATTGAATCGTCACGTATGCAAGCAAGAGCCGCATAG
- a CDS encoding DUF2252 family protein: MSLALGDLKDALFIGAVLLINSVIGTAQEHTADKATVALRKMEQVRASVLEPYAGKSLHSNHGQRVIIGQRLMQTASDVFLGWIRGKNGRDFYIRQLRDMKLSAVIEDWDTGMLRQYGRMCAHALARAHARSGDAAMIAGYMGSGQTFDDAICEFATEYCSQNRNDYRAFLAAIRKGRIEARMDQE, from the coding sequence GTGTCGCTTGCATTGGGTGACCTGAAGGATGCACTGTTCATTGGGGCAGTACTGCTGATTAACAGCGTCATCGGCACCGCACAGGAGCATACGGCCGACAAGGCGACCGTGGCGCTGCGCAAGATGGAGCAGGTCCGTGCTTCTGTCCTGGAACCTTACGCAGGAAAGAGCTTGCATTCCAATCACGGCCAACGCGTCATCATTGGCCAGCGTCTCATGCAGACTGCTAGCGACGTATTCCTGGGGTGGATCCGGGGAAAAAACGGACGCGACTTCTATATACGCCAGTTGCGTGACATGAAACTATCGGCGGTCATCGAAGATTGGGATACCGGCATGCTCAGGCAATACGGCCGGATGTGCGCACACGCCCTCGCCCGAGCGCATGCCCGTTCCGGCGATGCCGCTATGATCGCTGGTTACATGGGGTCAGGACAAACCTTTGACGACGCGATCTGCGAGTTCGCGACCGAGTACTGCTCTCAGAATCGGAACGACTATCGAGCATTCCTGGCCGCCATTCGCAAAGGACGCATCGAGGCGCGAATGGACCAAGAGTAG
- a CDS encoding Hsp20/alpha crystallin family protein, which produces MSENTAVTKQAETASPEAALMPPVNVYEDAAGITLYADLPGVPKDKLAVQVQGGILTIKGEVVLDLPEGMEASYTEVSLPRYRRVFTLSKELDAEKVVAEFNHGVLKLRIPKAELTQPSRIEVKVA; this is translated from the coding sequence ATGAGCGAAAATACTGCTGTCACCAAGCAAGCCGAAACTGCCAGCCCTGAAGCAGCCCTGATGCCGCCGGTGAATGTGTACGAGGACGCCGCAGGCATTACCCTATACGCCGATCTGCCGGGTGTGCCCAAGGACAAGCTGGCCGTGCAGGTGCAAGGCGGTATCCTGACCATCAAAGGCGAAGTCGTCCTCGATCTGCCGGAGGGCATGGAAGCCAGTTACACGGAGGTTTCCCTGCCCCGTTACCGGCGCGTGTTCACGCTATCCAAGGAACTAGATGCCGAAAAGGTTGTCGCCGAGTTCAACCACGGCGTGCTCAAGCTACGCATCCCGAAAGCCGAACTCACACAACCGAGCCGCATTGAGGTCAAGGTGGCGTGA
- a CDS encoding Hsp20/alpha crystallin family protein: protein MMYRSLFPRDIFSELERLQREWQQPFELSPSIRGRVSFPAMNVGGTPHSVEIYAFAPGVDPASIDVQLVQSVLTIVGERKPDLPDKDEQTSVHIDERFAGRFRRVVSLPSDVNPKAVEARYRDGVLHISIQRLEAAQPRQISIQ, encoded by the coding sequence ATGATGTATCGATCGTTGTTTCCCCGTGACATATTCTCAGAGCTGGAACGCCTACAGCGCGAGTGGCAGCAGCCATTCGAGCTGTCTCCCAGCATTCGCGGTCGGGTCAGTTTTCCGGCCATGAATGTAGGCGGCACACCCCACTCGGTGGAAATCTACGCCTTTGCCCCTGGCGTCGATCCGGCCAGCATCGACGTGCAGCTGGTGCAGAGCGTGCTGACCATTGTCGGCGAACGCAAGCCCGATCTTCCCGACAAGGACGAGCAAACCTCCGTGCATATCGATGAACGCTTCGCCGGCCGCTTCCGCCGTGTGGTGAGCCTACCAAGCGACGTGAATCCCAAGGCGGTGGAGGCCAGGTACCGCGACGGCGTGCTGCACATCAGCATCCAGCGCCTCGAGGCCGCGCAGCCGCGCCAAATCAGCATCCAGTGA
- a CDS encoding DnaJ C-terminal domain-containing protein: protein MEFHDYYKTLRVARDATAEDIKKAFRKLARKFHPDVSKESDAELRMRQLNEAYAVLSDPDKRAAYDQLGRGYQPGQEFRPPPDWDTGFEFSSRGFSPQEEADFSDFFAELFGHVGGRHRGSHAHGGSFQSRGVDHHAKVLLDLEDAFTGATRQLSLRLPSMDAQGVVQLRSRTLSVKIPKGVREGQLIRLAGQGAPGMGGAPAGDLFLEVHFNPHDRLKVKGRNLHLTLPVAPWEAALGAVVPINLPGGELKVRIPSGAQSGSELRVRGKGIPANPPGDLLLDIQVVLPPANTPKAREFYETMAREMIFNPRPNRRA, encoded by the coding sequence ATGGAGTTCCATGACTACTACAAGACGTTGAGGGTGGCACGCGATGCCACGGCGGAGGACATCAAGAAAGCGTTCCGCAAGCTCGCGCGCAAGTTCCATCCGGACGTTTCCAAGGAGTCCGATGCCGAACTGCGCATGAGGCAGCTCAACGAGGCCTACGCCGTGCTCTCCGACCCGGACAAGCGCGCCGCGTACGATCAATTGGGGCGAGGCTATCAGCCCGGCCAGGAGTTCCGTCCGCCGCCGGACTGGGACACCGGCTTCGAGTTTTCCAGTCGGGGTTTCTCGCCCCAGGAAGAGGCCGATTTCAGCGACTTCTTCGCCGAGCTGTTTGGCCATGTGGGGGGCAGACACCGCGGCTCCCATGCACACGGTGGCAGCTTCCAGTCACGCGGTGTGGATCACCACGCCAAGGTGCTGCTGGACCTGGAAGACGCCTTTACCGGCGCCACCCGCCAACTTTCGCTGCGCTTGCCAAGCATGGACGCCCAAGGCGTGGTGCAGTTGAGGAGCCGGACCCTCAGTGTGAAAATTCCCAAAGGCGTGCGCGAAGGTCAGCTCATCCGTCTGGCCGGGCAGGGGGCGCCGGGGATGGGCGGCGCGCCGGCGGGGGATCTTTTTCTGGAGGTGCATTTCAATCCGCACGACCGACTGAAAGTGAAGGGGCGCAATCTACACCTCACCCTGCCGGTGGCGCCATGGGAGGCGGCGCTGGGGGCGGTGGTGCCGATCAATTTGCCCGGGGGCGAACTGAAGGTGCGCATTCCCTCTGGCGCCCAGAGCGGCAGCGAGCTACGTGTGCGCGGCAAGGGCATCCCCGCTAATCCACCGGGCGATCTGCTGCTGGACATCCAAGTGGTGTTGCCGCCGGCAAACACCCCCAAAGCGCGGGAGTTCTATGAAACCATGGCGCGGGAAATGATTTTTAATCCGCGCCCGAATAGGAGAGCCTGA
- a CDS encoding chaperone modulator CbpM — MSDDDVLIGCLLDEAWLTLEQVAAACKVESEWLMQHVNEGLFPHAVSVAGVWRFSSASLRRARRMRQLERDFDAIPELAALVADLLEEMDDLQARLRCTSRG; from the coding sequence ATGTCTGATGATGACGTTCTGATCGGCTGCCTGTTGGATGAAGCTTGGCTGACTCTGGAGCAAGTGGCGGCAGCCTGCAAGGTAGAGTCAGAGTGGCTCATGCAGCATGTAAATGAGGGCTTATTTCCCCATGCGGTAAGCGTCGCTGGCGTCTGGCGGTTTTCCAGCGCCAGCCTTCGACGGGCGCGGCGCATGCGTCAGTTGGAGCGTGACTTTGACGCCATACCGGAACTGGCTGCTCTGGTGGCCGACCTGCTGGAAGAAATGGATGATCTGCAAGCGCGGCTGCGCTGTACCAGTCGGGGCTGA
- a CDS encoding DUF1003 domain-containing protein, producing the protein MKIPNSGSHAAPFDIPNVDHFRFHRPHAHLAPAFGNDRFALKAEAFARFFGTPVFLGAQTVIVAIWIGVNALGFTRFDVYPFILLNLAFSLQAAYAAPLILLAQTRQAARDNAHAEADAQHREALAVANEQRQAIAAQNAAQLLELLQRNTELTELTQKLTVRVETLTVELHEKLLQKDSKP; encoded by the coding sequence ATGAAAATACCGAACTCCGGCTCCCATGCCGCTCCGTTCGACATTCCGAACGTTGATCACTTTCGCTTCCACCGGCCTCACGCGCATCTTGCCCCGGCGTTCGGCAACGACAGGTTCGCGCTCAAGGCCGAAGCCTTCGCGCGTTTTTTTGGGACGCCCGTTTTTTTAGGGGCACAGACGGTAATCGTCGCCATCTGGATTGGGGTGAACGCCCTCGGTTTCACCAGGTTCGACGTTTACCCATTCATTCTCCTTAATCTGGCATTCAGTCTCCAAGCGGCCTATGCCGCGCCGCTCATTTTGCTAGCTCAGACGCGACAGGCAGCGCGAGACAACGCACACGCCGAGGCTGACGCGCAACACAGGGAGGCCCTTGCTGTCGCTAACGAGCAGCGGCAGGCAATTGCCGCGCAGAACGCGGCACAACTGCTGGAGTTGCTGCAGCGGAATACGGAACTGACCGAACTTACCCAAAAATTAACTGTGCGTGTCGAAACGCTGACCGTCGAGTTGCACGAGAAGCTCTTGCAAAAAGACTCAAAACCATAA
- a CDS encoding helix-turn-helix domain-containing protein — protein MENRLLAGFPSARTAPMPRSLPDPTPPSRATIRTIHQLGDRIRASRAGKGMPIDQAARHSGVSIGMLSKLENGKGVNLEHALRVLDGLGLTMLVVPKAHAPWLEQAAAHAAKIGEDVAWDQNA, from the coding sequence ATGGAAAACCGCCTCCTCGCTGGCTTTCCTTCTGCACGAACGGCCCCCATGCCACGGTCACTACCTGATCCGACTCCACCGTCGCGCGCGACGATTCGCACCATTCACCAACTGGGCGACCGGATTCGAGCAAGCCGGGCAGGGAAAGGAATGCCTATTGACCAGGCGGCCAGGCATTCCGGTGTCTCCATCGGCATGCTGTCCAAGCTCGAGAACGGCAAGGGGGTCAATCTCGAGCATGCCCTGCGTGTATTGGACGGACTGGGTTTGACGATGCTGGTCGTTCCCAAGGCGCATGCGCCTTGGCTCGAACAGGCAGCGGCCCATGCGGCCAAGATTGGCGAGGATGTGGCGTGGGACCAGAATGCTTAG
- a CDS encoding RNA-guided endonuclease InsQ/TnpB family protein, translating into MIRVYRYRVKSLNGLLNKQSRAVNYVWNFCNDTQKHALKWGKTWPSGFDLNVLTTGSSKELGIHSGTVNATCEQYAKSRSQHRRPYLRYRGRKSLGWVPMKGRDLKREGEAFRFAGHTFRVFNSRLLPEGKVRDGSNFAQDSRGNWFLNIVIEVADMPARPIQTGVGIDLGLKDFATLSTGEKLPNDRFGRQAAERLAKAQRARKHKRHIAKLHAKVANARADFQHKLALELVRRFDYIAVGNVSALKLAKTKMAKSVYDASWSSFRDKLRYKAIAHGATFEEVNESGSTQSCSACGSKDSTTRPKGIAGLRIREWTCSRCGVVHDRDTNAALNILRCGRASPGVGIPCL; encoded by the coding sequence ATGATTCGTGTCTACCGCTACCGGGTGAAGTCGCTCAACGGCCTGCTCAACAAGCAGAGCCGCGCGGTGAACTACGTCTGGAACTTCTGCAATGACACGCAGAAGCACGCGCTCAAATGGGGGAAGACGTGGCCGAGCGGGTTCGATCTGAACGTGCTGACCACGGGCAGCAGCAAGGAACTCGGCATCCATTCCGGCACGGTCAACGCGACATGCGAGCAGTACGCGAAATCGCGCAGCCAGCATCGCCGTCCTTACTTGCGATACCGCGGTAGGAAGAGCCTTGGATGGGTGCCCATGAAGGGCCGCGATTTGAAACGAGAGGGCGAGGCGTTTCGCTTTGCCGGGCATACCTTCCGCGTTTTCAATAGTCGCCTGTTGCCCGAAGGCAAGGTCAGGGACGGCAGCAACTTTGCGCAGGATTCGCGCGGGAACTGGTTTCTCAACATCGTGATAGAAGTTGCTGATATGCCGGCACGCCCGATTCAAACTGGCGTCGGCATCGATCTTGGTTTGAAGGACTTCGCGACGCTTTCGACCGGCGAGAAGCTCCCCAATGACCGGTTTGGCCGGCAAGCCGCCGAACGACTGGCGAAGGCGCAGCGTGCGCGAAAGCACAAGCGGCATATTGCCAAGCTGCATGCCAAGGTGGCGAATGCCCGCGCCGACTTCCAACACAAGCTTGCGCTCGAGCTCGTCCGGCGCTTCGATTACATCGCGGTCGGCAACGTGTCGGCTTTGAAACTCGCCAAAACCAAGATGGCGAAGAGCGTCTACGACGCATCCTGGTCGTCCTTCCGGGACAAGCTCCGCTACAAAGCGATTGCGCACGGAGCCACGTTTGAGGAAGTGAACGAAAGCGGTTCTACCCAGTCCTGTTCGGCGTGCGGTTCGAAGGACAGCACGACGCGGCCGAAAGGTATCGCAGGACTGCGAATAAGAGAGTGGACCTGCAGTAGATGTGGTGTCGTGCATGACCGTGATACCAATGCTGCGTTAAACATTCTCCGATGCGGACGTGCATCGCCAGGTGTGGGAATCCCCTGCCTTTAG
- a CDS encoding IS110 family RNA-guided transposase, protein MNATTYGLDLAKSIFQLYWVDPETGETHSRRLSKTQLISFLSNRTPGKFVLEACGGAHWWARKIISLGHEAILLHPKYVRPFVRTNKTDAADARAIWTAAQQPGMRPIPVKTEAQQALLGLHRIRSELVDSRTRQVNQIRGLLGEYGLHFVLGRKAAMAQFVTRLSEIEQTIPAPLWRLLSRQLQRLRQLDAEILAAEQEIAAWLKTEPAAQCVDAIPGIGPITATALVATMGSPQAYRSGRAFAASLGLVPTQSGTGGKVHLGHISKRGDPYLRKLLIHGARIVLTRSKRRPCWAEALLVRRPTNVAIVALANKMARTAWALLAHRRVYEPGYISARPA, encoded by the coding sequence ATGAATGCTACGACATATGGGCTGGATCTTGCAAAGTCGATCTTCCAGCTCTACTGGGTCGACCCAGAGACGGGCGAGACGCACAGCCGGCGCCTCAGCAAGACCCAACTGATTTCCTTTCTGAGCAATCGCACCCCCGGCAAGTTCGTACTGGAGGCGTGTGGCGGCGCGCACTGGTGGGCAAGAAAGATTATCAGCCTGGGCCATGAAGCCATCCTACTCCACCCAAAGTACGTGCGACCGTTCGTGCGGACCAACAAGACCGATGCGGCCGACGCGCGCGCGATCTGGACAGCCGCGCAGCAACCTGGGATGCGACCGATACCGGTAAAGACTGAGGCACAGCAAGCCTTACTTGGATTGCACCGAATTCGCTCGGAACTAGTCGACAGCCGCACGCGGCAAGTGAATCAGATTCGCGGCTTGCTGGGCGAATACGGCCTGCACTTCGTGCTTGGTCGCAAGGCTGCCATGGCGCAGTTTGTCACCCGACTGAGCGAGATCGAGCAAACCATCCCGGCTCCCTTGTGGCGACTGTTGTCGCGCCAGTTACAGCGACTCAGGCAGTTGGACGCTGAAATCCTCGCGGCCGAGCAAGAGATCGCTGCATGGCTAAAAACCGAGCCTGCCGCCCAATGTGTGGATGCGATTCCGGGAATTGGCCCGATCACCGCCACGGCCCTGGTTGCCACCATGGGATCTCCCCAGGCTTACCGCTCAGGCAGAGCCTTCGCGGCCAGCCTGGGCCTGGTACCAACCCAGAGTGGCACCGGCGGCAAGGTTCACCTCGGCCATATCAGCAAACGTGGCGATCCCTATTTGCGCAAACTGCTGATCCATGGCGCACGCATCGTGCTGACCCGCTCGAAGCGGCGCCCGTGCTGGGCTGAGGCCCTGCTGGTCAGGCGCCCGACCAATGTTGCCATCGTCGCGCTAGCCAACAAGATGGCGCGCACCGCCTGGGCATTGCTTGCCCATCGCCGCGTCTATGAACCCGGCTATATCAGCGCACGGCCTGCGTAG
- a CDS encoding LysR family transcriptional regulator, translating to MIQIDVCNICSEIEIKTMIDVRQLQCFLAVAEELHFAKAADRLGVAQSGLSTQIQRLEQDLGVTLLNRNKRKPVSLTDAGHLFQAEAVAALRHIERADQVGRLAARGLAGVIRVGYVASGASSGLLSMMLSEFRKSHEMVRIEVVPMETPRQLEALSDGQIDVGIVRPRRLYPAGVVTKVVQTERLLAAMTESHPLARRTTIPARALADQSFIVPQFADEEGFGSALSALGEVGGFTPHLEYRVQDFISAICLASGGYGVAIVPESMQNFSQPGIFYAQISDFKFSVQLVLAHRRREISPAVRAFVQLGTQMFNGRAS from the coding sequence ATGATCCAGATAGACGTGTGTAATATTTGTTCCGAAATTGAGATTAAAACGATGATCGACGTTCGCCAACTGCAGTGCTTTCTCGCCGTGGCGGAAGAACTTCACTTTGCGAAGGCGGCAGATCGCCTGGGGGTCGCACAGTCAGGGCTCAGCACCCAGATCCAGCGCCTTGAGCAGGATCTGGGAGTCACTCTGCTGAACCGAAACAAAAGGAAGCCGGTGTCACTTACCGACGCGGGGCACCTGTTCCAGGCCGAGGCTGTCGCTGCATTGCGACACATTGAGCGCGCCGACCAGGTGGGACGCCTGGCTGCCCGAGGACTGGCCGGCGTCATCCGTGTCGGCTATGTGGCATCTGGCGCAAGCAGCGGCCTGTTGTCCATGATGCTGAGCGAGTTTCGGAAATCACACGAAATGGTCCGGATCGAAGTCGTGCCAATGGAAACGCCAAGGCAGCTTGAAGCGCTCAGCGATGGCCAGATTGATGTGGGAATTGTCAGGCCCAGGCGGCTCTATCCGGCTGGCGTGGTCACCAAAGTCGTACAGACCGAACGTCTGCTGGCTGCCATGACAGAAAGCCATCCCCTTGCAAGGCGAACGACAATTCCAGCGCGCGCGCTGGCAGATCAATCGTTCATCGTCCCTCAGTTTGCAGACGAGGAAGGATTCGGGTCCGCGTTATCCGCCCTGGGCGAAGTCGGAGGGTTCACGCCGCATCTGGAATATCGGGTCCAGGATTTCATCTCGGCAATTTGCCTTGCGTCTGGGGGATACGGAGTGGCCATCGTGCCTGAGTCAATGCAGAACTTCTCCCAGCCAGGAATCTTCTACGCACAGATCTCTGACTTTAAATTCTCAGTGCAACTGGTGCTGGCTCACAGGCGTCGGGAAATATCCCCAGCAGTACGCGCATTTGTGCAACTCGGAACTCAGATGTTCAATGGCCGGGCGTCCTAG
- the glaH gene encoding glutarate dioxygenase GlaH — MNAPLPAAVLASQDECRFQLSAHPDHHRILHVTVERDALLGFLHDVRKVDVQNLEYVPFMRYELADVLAKHVGEDFATTINKIVKDRQHGGFTVGLQGLTTDADDFVRFGTAIGHLLGPSNHDSMSGTYYARFVVKHTDNSDSYLRQAYRLFTMHTDGTFVTEATDWLLMMKFAEQNAVGGESRFLHLDDWEGRDRFVSHRLGTQPFLYKAPGSKNVSDKVERPLFFQNEFGLSMSFIDQFVQPRNREEAAFLNDLSTSMEASPGTREVSLPVGDLVVLNNYFYLHGRAPFEKSEALFRELMRQRGTFA; from the coding sequence ATGAATGCCCCGCTTCCCGCTGCAGTGCTTGCCAGCCAAGATGAGTGCCGCTTCCAGTTGTCTGCCCACCCTGATCACCATCGCATCCTGCATGTGACCGTTGAGCGCGATGCACTTCTTGGGTTCCTGCATGACGTACGCAAGGTCGATGTCCAGAACCTGGAGTATGTCCCCTTCATGCGCTATGAACTCGCGGACGTGCTCGCGAAGCATGTCGGGGAGGACTTCGCTACAACCATCAACAAGATTGTGAAGGACCGGCAGCACGGTGGCTTTACGGTAGGCCTCCAGGGACTGACGACGGACGCCGACGATTTCGTTCGCTTCGGCACTGCCATCGGGCACCTGCTGGGCCCCAGCAACCACGATTCGATGTCGGGCACTTACTATGCGCGCTTCGTGGTCAAGCATACGGACAATAGCGACTCCTATTTGCGCCAGGCCTATCGGCTCTTCACGATGCACACCGACGGCACCTTCGTTACCGAAGCGACGGACTGGCTGTTGATGATGAAGTTTGCAGAACAGAATGCAGTTGGCGGCGAGTCCCGGTTCCTGCATCTGGACGATTGGGAAGGGCGTGACCGCTTTGTCAGTCACCGTCTCGGGACGCAGCCTTTCCTCTACAAGGCGCCGGGGTCCAAGAATGTCAGCGACAAGGTCGAGCGCCCGCTCTTCTTCCAGAACGAGTTTGGGTTGTCGATGTCCTTCATCGATCAGTTTGTACAGCCTCGCAATCGCGAGGAGGCTGCATTCCTGAACGACCTGTCGACCTCCATGGAGGCTTCGCCGGGAACCAGGGAAGTGTCGCTGCCCGTCGGCGACCTGGTTGTCCTGAACAACTACTTCTACCTCCACGGGCGTGCGCCGTTCGAGAAGAGTGAGGCCCTGTTCCGTGAGCTGATGCGCCAGCGAGGCACGTTCGCCTAA
- a CDS encoding alpha-hydroxy acid oxidase: MMTSQTEVARSQAVPGAGTPAKPAYGVNRQLPRRLRPILSLADFEVAAKRVLPRPIFGYIAGAAEDEKSLAANRTAFDEVRFRPKVLVDVSGRSQATEIFGQRYAAPFGVAPVGISAIAAYRGDVVLAQTAREEQIPAIMSGTSLIPMETVHAAAPGTWFQAYLPGDATRRDALIDRIEAAGFKTLVLTVDIPVWANRENNVRTGFSLPLRPSVRLAFDGVSRPRWLAGTFARTLISSGMPHFENSFASRGAPILSASAIRDTAGRDHLNWTDIERIRKRWRGNLVIKGILHTSDAERAVALGADGIIVSNHGGRQLDGAVEPLAVLPEICEAVAHKITVMMDSGIRRGGDVLKALALGARFVFLGRPFVYAAAIGGAEGIRHAITLLRDEVDRNMAMLGATTIADVNDTVIVQGHGTGRVTSG, translated from the coding sequence ATGATGACATCTCAAACCGAAGTTGCAAGAAGCCAGGCCGTTCCGGGCGCCGGAACACCTGCCAAGCCTGCCTATGGCGTCAACCGTCAGCTTCCTCGACGACTGCGGCCGATCCTCTCGCTTGCCGATTTTGAGGTCGCGGCAAAGCGGGTGCTTCCGCGCCCCATCTTTGGCTATATTGCCGGCGCTGCGGAGGATGAAAAGTCGCTTGCCGCGAACAGGACCGCTTTCGACGAGGTCAGGTTTCGTCCAAAAGTCCTTGTCGACGTATCGGGAAGGTCGCAAGCGACCGAGATCTTCGGGCAACGTTACGCTGCTCCCTTTGGCGTGGCGCCCGTCGGAATCAGTGCGATTGCCGCTTACCGCGGCGATGTGGTCCTCGCCCAAACGGCACGGGAAGAGCAGATACCCGCAATCATGAGCGGTACGTCCCTGATTCCGATGGAAACCGTTCACGCGGCCGCGCCGGGCACGTGGTTCCAGGCGTACCTGCCAGGTGACGCCACACGCAGGGACGCGCTGATTGACCGGATTGAAGCGGCCGGGTTCAAAACGCTTGTCCTGACGGTTGATATTCCCGTTTGGGCCAACCGGGAGAATAACGTCCGTACGGGCTTCTCCTTGCCTCTGCGACCATCTGTGCGTCTGGCATTCGATGGCGTGTCCCGGCCGCGTTGGCTGGCCGGGACGTTCGCCAGGACGCTTATTTCGAGTGGGATGCCGCATTTTGAGAATTCTTTTGCATCTCGCGGCGCACCGATCTTGTCGGCCTCCGCAATTCGCGATACGGCGGGGCGGGATCACCTGAACTGGACGGATATCGAGCGAATCCGGAAAAGATGGCGCGGCAACCTCGTCATCAAGGGCATTTTGCATACGTCCGATGCCGAACGCGCTGTCGCCCTGGGCGCCGACGGCATCATTGTCTCGAATCACGGTGGGCGCCAGTTGGACGGCGCCGTGGAACCGCTTGCTGTCCTGCCGGAGATCTGTGAGGCAGTCGCGCATAAGATAACCGTGATGATGGACAGCGGTATCCGGCGAGGCGGTGATGTTCTGAAGGCGTTGGCACTGGGAGCCCGCTTTGTCTTCCTAGGGCGGCCCTTTGTTTACGCTGCGGCCATTGGAGGAGCCGAAGGCATTCGCCACGCCATCACGCTGTTGCGCGATGAGGTCGATCGCAACATGGCCATGCTTGGCGCGACGACCATCGCAGACGTGAACGATACCGTCATCGTCCAGGGCCACGGAACCGGCCGAGTTACGTCGGGGTAA
- a CDS encoding quinone oxidoreductase family protein codes for MAKAVKFYETGGPEVLRFEDVGVGEPGPGEVRVRHVAAGLNFADTYFRSGTYKVPLPSGIGNEAAGVIEAVGAGVTHLAVGDRVTYTGFTNTLGAYSTERLISADPLIKLPQAISCEIAAAMTMRGLSAAYLMRRIYPFKAGDSILLHAAAGGVGLIVSQWAKLLGLTVIGTVSTDAKAEVARAHGCDHTINYSHEDVAKRVRELTDGVGVSVVFDSVGKDTFMASLDSLKRRGLLVCVGFASGPVTGFDPAILARKGSLFLTRPGLADYIADPAEKAELVGELFGHVAAGRIHIGINQRYALEDAVQAHRDLESRKTTGSSIFVI; via the coding sequence ATGGCGAAGGCCGTTAAGTTCTATGAAACGGGCGGACCCGAGGTCCTTCGTTTTGAAGACGTTGGCGTTGGTGAACCGGGACCGGGAGAGGTCCGCGTCCGCCACGTGGCGGCAGGCCTGAACTTTGCCGATACCTATTTCCGCAGCGGCACTTACAAGGTTCCGCTGCCCAGCGGTATCGGCAACGAGGCTGCTGGCGTGATCGAGGCCGTCGGTGCCGGCGTCACCCATCTGGCGGTCGGCGACCGTGTGACCTATACGGGATTTACCAACACGCTGGGCGCCTACAGCACGGAGCGGCTGATCTCTGCCGATCCTCTGATCAAGCTGCCGCAGGCAATCAGTTGCGAAATCGCGGCGGCCATGACGATGCGGGGCTTGTCAGCGGCCTACCTGATGCGCCGGATCTACCCCTTCAAGGCGGGCGACTCCATCCTGCTGCATGCCGCGGCAGGTGGTGTTGGCCTGATTGTTTCGCAGTGGGCCAAATTGCTGGGGCTGACGGTGATCGGCACGGTTTCCACCGATGCCAAGGCCGAAGTGGCGCGCGCCCACGGCTGTGACCACACCATCAACTACAGCCATGAGGACGTGGCCAAGCGCGTGCGGGAACTGACGGATGGCGTGGGCGTGTCCGTGGTCTTCGATAGCGTGGGCAAAGACACCTTCATGGCCTCGCTCGACTCCCTCAAGCGACGCGGCCTGCTGGTTTGCGTGGGGTTCGCCTCCGGTCCGGTCACGGGTTTCGATCCGGCAATTCTGGCCCGCAAAGGCTCGCTATTCCTGACGCGCCCGGGCCTGGCCGACTATATCGCCGATCCTGCCGAGAAGGCGGAACTGGTCGGCGAGCTGTTCGGCCACGTGGCGGCTGGCCGCATCCACATCGGGATCAATCAGCGCTATGCCCTGGAGGATGCAGTGCAGGCACACCGGGACCTGGAGTCTCGAAAGACCACGGGCTCGTCCATCTTCGTGATTTGA